The segment AACAGCGCGGGAAAAACGCGGTATGTTTTTTTGATCCGCAGATGCAAGATGAAGTCAACGAAAAGGCCCAACTGGAAGATGACCTTAGAAAAGCGATTCAAGCTCAAGAGTTTGTTCTGCACTATCAACCTCAGCTAAACCAACAGAGTTCGGTGTGTGGAGCAGAATCACTAGTGCGCTGGCAACACCCCAATAAGGGACTTATTGGGCCCGATAGGTTTATTCCTCTTGCAGAAAAAACCGGGCTCATCATCCCCCTTGGCGAGTGGGTACTTAAATCTGCCTGTAGACAATTGAGCTTATGGCAGTCAAAAGCAGAAACCGAACACCTGACTTTGTCTGTAAACGTAAGCGCCAGACAGTTTCATGACTCACAATTTATACCGCTTGCTTGTCAACTTCTGGAAAAATATAGTCTGCCAAGGGGCAAGCTACGCCTGGAGCTGACAGAAACTATGATGGTCGACGACATCGATAAGACCATTGCATCCATGAACATACTGAGAAAAAAAGGCGTTCATTTTTCACTCGATGATTTTGGTACCGGATACTCTTCACTTCGATATCTCAAAAGGCTGCCTTTAAGTCAGCTAAAGATTGACCGTTCGTTTGTGGATGATTTAGAGTCAGATGTAAATGATCAAGCTATCATCAAAACCATCATATCAATGTCCAAGGCTCTAGGGTTGTATACCATAGCTGAAGGTGTTGAAACGAAGAGGCAGAGAGCGTTCCTAGAAAACGAGGGCTGTATGGTTTATCAGGGCTTCCTGTATAGCAAGCCCCTACCTATTGAAGCGTTTGAAATGTTTTTGGCTAAATAGAACCCCCATACTGTTTAATTTCAATCAGATAAATTTAAGTCGTAGAGAGCATTATGTCAGATGAACGAGTTCGATTTTCAGACAGTGACAGTCTGATATCTACCACAACCGCAGACAGTCACATCACATATTGTAATGAAGATTTTTGTCGTATCGCCGGATATGAGGAAGAAGAATTACTTGGCGAGCCTCATAATGTTATTCGACATAGTGATATGCCCAAAGCGGCATTTGGGCAGCTCTGGGAGTATATCCAATCGGGTAAAAGTTGGATGGGGTTGGTTAAAAACCGATGTAAGGGCTCAGGACACTACTGGGTATCCGCCTTTGTTACACCTATTATGGATAAAGATGGTAAGGTCTTTGAATACCAGTCCGTCAGAACTCAGCCGTCAGACGAGCAAATTTCGAGAGCATACTCACTGTATGCGAAACTGAGAAACGGTGCGGTTTCAACGAGACGAATTAAGTGGATAAGCCTGAGCTTCTGGCTGCTCATTGCTCAGTTAGTATCACTGCTAGCACTTGCCTTTGGTGCGTTATCTCTACCTACTGCACTGTGGCTACTTATTCCATTGTGCTTAATCCAAGTTATGACATCATTTAGGCTTAAACAGCGCCTTGCTGCGGTCAATACACTTGCCAAATCACACTATGATAACCACCTCATGGAGCAGCCTTACACCGGATATTGTGATGATATCTCCCGGATTGAGCTGACGATGATGATGAAAAAGGCCGAGCTTCGCGCTGCAACCGCAAGAGCCAATGAAACCTCCGAGGGCCTACTTCAGGCTGCTAATGAAGAAGTGGCAAACAGTCAGGCTATCGACAACGAACTGAGCGAACAAGATTCAGCTACCGATGCCATGGCAGTATCCGCAGAAGAGATGCTGGCTTCCATTGATGAGGTTTCTAATCAGGCTAAACAAAGCTCTGAATTTGCGCAGAACGCGCAAGTTAAAGCAGAAGAAGGAAGCCTGACCATTGATGAGGCAGTTGAAACTGTCCATGTCCTTAGTCGGCAGCTTGATGATTCTAAAAAAGCGCTAGAGCAACTCTACTCTGACGTAGGTGGTATTGAAACCATTCTGGAAATGATACAGGGCATTGCAGAGCAAACTAACCTGTTGGCACTCAATGCAGCAATCGAAGCTGCCAGAGCTGGTGAACATGGTCGTGGATTTGCCGTTGTAGCTGATGAAGTTCGTGCCTTGTCAGCCAAGACTAGTTCCTCTGTCGATGATATTCGTTCTAAAATCGAAGTACTTCAGACCACCGTAAATAAAACAGGTAGTCTGATGGAAGAAGGAATATCCGCTTCAGAGTTAAGCGTTACTAAATCTCAGAAAAGCAAGGAAGCGTTTGCATCTATTGTGAATGATTTAGGTGCTATTGGCGAACAAAGTACCAGCACCTCACAAGCCATCGCCGAGCAGGTTCAGGTGACTCAAGGCATGACTGAGCACGTGCATCGAATGAAAGAAGCCATTCACTTAACTAAATCCCTGTCGTCCACCTCCGTAGGTCGCACAAACTTGTTAGTTGAGCGCCTAGAGAGCTTACAACGGCTGGTGAGGCAGTTCAGTCAGTCTTAAAGGCAAAAATTTAAAGCACAATTGGACAATTTGTCCTTGTAAAGAGAGATAAATTGTCCCCAATCACACCAACATGCAGGCGGTAAATCAATATGTTCGCCATAATGAGCTATACAATTCTCTGGAATCGCCCATCCCCTAGGGAGATTGTTATATCTGAGAGATTATTGAGCTTAGCTATTTGTACTGGCGTGTAGTCTGGATAATTCATCGAAAGCTGCTGGTTCTCCTTACGCACTATCAACAAGACGAGCTCATCCAAAGCGTATTTCCGGTTGGCGGAGCTGAAATGGTCAGACAGACGTTGAATTGAATCTGGATGCGTAACGGATACAGAGCCATCATACCCATAATGTTTGAATTTGAACTCTATCATTCTTGTAACCTGACGTTGCTACTTATTGATTTTTTATATGTTATTTGTATCTAAAGCCCTTATTGTAGCACTTCTTGGCATAAGTAATGACTCATGTTGATATTCCACTCTAATTCTATGTAGGTCAATAAAAAAAGAAAGCAAACTTATTGCTTGTCGCTAAGCTAAGCAGAATAATTATGCGACTTAGGTAGTATGAATGAATTGTGTAAACCTGATAGCTTTTGGCAGTTTTTGAGCACTGCACTTTAGCTCCCAGCCGTTCCTGCAAGTACGATTAGTTGGAGACGAAATTTATCGGCCAGAGATCTCGTTGCGTATTCCGGCCTAACCGGATCACCTATTCTCGGGGAATCGCTGATCCCAATCGCCGGAATACGCACTCGTCAGCTCGCGAAGGGGCATTTTTAAGTTAGTGCATTTTTTGCA is part of the uncultured Draconibacterium sp. genome and harbors:
- a CDS encoding PAS domain-containing methyl-accepting chemotaxis protein; protein product: MSDERVRFSDSDSLISTTTADSHITYCNEDFCRIAGYEEEELLGEPHNVIRHSDMPKAAFGQLWEYIQSGKSWMGLVKNRCKGSGHYWVSAFVTPIMDKDGKVFEYQSVRTQPSDEQISRAYSLYAKLRNGAVSTRRIKWISLSFWLLIAQLVSLLALAFGALSLPTALWLLIPLCLIQVMTSFRLKQRLAAVNTLAKSHYDNHLMEQPYTGYCDDISRIELTMMMKKAELRAATARANETSEGLLQAANEEVANSQAIDNELSEQDSATDAMAVSAEEMLASIDEVSNQAKQSSEFAQNAQVKAEEGSLTIDEAVETVHVLSRQLDDSKKALEQLYSDVGGIETILEMIQGIAEQTNLLALNAAIEAARAGEHGRGFAVVADEVRALSAKTSSSVDDIRSKIEVLQTTVNKTGSLMEEGISASELSVTKSQKSKEAFASIVNDLGAIGEQSTSTSQAIAEQVQVTQGMTEHVHRMKEAIHLTKSLSSTSVGRTNLLVERLESLQRLVRQFSQS